In one Mycobacterium heckeshornense genomic region, the following are encoded:
- a CDS encoding cytochrome P450 — protein sequence MRQRVHWLALHGFVRGVAWLGARRGDPQARLIADPTVKADPVPFYEELRPRGPLVPGRIGYVTVDHAVAQEVLRSEDFRVLSLGSNLPAPLRGLERCFRDDLLHPLRPPSLLSVEPPEHTRYRKTVSSVFTPRAVAALRDSVEQTAAALLDELADEQGVVDIVERYCSQLPIAIISDILGVPDSDRGHVLAFGELAAPSLDFGLTWRQYRQVQRGIAGFNRWLADHLRQLRRAPGEDVMSQLIRTAESGDRETHLTETELQAIAGLVLAAGFETTVNLLGNGIRMLLDAPQQLARLRECPQLWPNAVEEILRLDSPVQLTARVARTDTALAGTQISRGEMVVLYLAAANRDPAVFTDPHRFDVERPNANRHLAFSGGRHFCLGAALARAEGEVGLKTFFDRFPDVRSAGAGSRRDTRVLRGWSTLPVALGPARSLAAAE from the coding sequence TTGAGGCAGAGGGTGCACTGGCTGGCCCTGCATGGGTTCGTGCGCGGCGTCGCGTGGCTGGGCGCGCGACGCGGCGATCCGCAGGCCCGGCTGATCGCCGACCCGACCGTCAAGGCCGACCCGGTGCCGTTCTACGAAGAACTTCGGCCGCGTGGCCCATTGGTGCCAGGACGCATCGGTTACGTCACCGTGGACCACGCGGTCGCGCAAGAGGTGCTGCGCTCGGAAGACTTCCGGGTGCTCTCGCTGGGGTCGAATTTGCCGGCACCGCTACGCGGACTGGAGCGCTGCTTCCGCGACGACCTGCTGCATCCGCTGAGGCCGCCGTCATTGCTGTCCGTGGAGCCGCCGGAGCACACCCGCTACCGCAAGACGGTGTCGTCGGTGTTCACACCCCGAGCGGTCGCGGCGTTGCGGGATTCAGTTGAGCAGACAGCTGCCGCTTTGCTCGACGAGCTGGCCGACGAGCAAGGAGTTGTCGACATCGTCGAGCGGTATTGCTCACAGCTTCCGATCGCCATCATCAGCGACATCCTCGGGGTGCCCGACAGCGACCGCGGGCACGTCCTGGCGTTTGGTGAACTTGCCGCGCCCAGCCTGGATTTCGGGCTGACATGGCGGCAATACCGGCAGGTGCAGCGCGGGATCGCCGGATTCAACCGCTGGCTGGCCGATCATCTCCGCCAATTGCGGCGTGCGCCCGGCGAGGACGTGATGAGTCAACTGATCCGGACCGCCGAAAGCGGAGACCGGGAAACACATTTGACGGAGACGGAGCTGCAAGCCATCGCGGGTCTGGTGCTGGCTGCTGGTTTCGAGACCACGGTTAACTTGCTGGGCAACGGGATTCGAATGTTGCTGGATGCGCCGCAACAGCTGGCCAGATTGCGTGAGTGCCCGCAGTTGTGGCCGAACGCGGTCGAAGAGATCCTGCGGCTGGATTCGCCCGTCCAGCTCACCGCACGGGTGGCCCGCACCGATACCGCACTAGCCGGTACGCAAATCAGCCGCGGTGAGATGGTGGTGCTCTACCTGGCGGCGGCAAATCGCGATCCCGCCGTGTTCACCGATCCGCACCGCTTCGACGTGGAACGCCCCAACGCCAACCGGCATCTGGCGTTTTCCGGAGGTCGCCACTTCTGCCTCGGCGCGGCGCTGGCCCGTGCCGAGGGCGAGGTGGGGCTCAAGACGTTCTTCGACCGCTTTCCCGACGTGCGGTCGGCGGGCGCCGGCAGCCGGCGCGACACGCGAGTGCTGCGGGGCTGGTCGACGCTGCCGGTGGCGCTGGGGCCGGCCAGGTCGCTGGCCGCCGCTGAATGA
- a CDS encoding S1C family serine protease: MPDERPDADALDAYSSVVTKVAQVVLPSVACLSVRSRRGEGSASASVITADGYLLTSAHVVGTARVAKATFADGATVTADVAGRDVLSDLAVLKARGTVPAPVVMGRAEDLQVGQLVVAVGNPLGLAGSVTAGIVSGLGRSLPTRAGRVVDEVIQTDAALNPGNSGGVLADGRGRMVGVNTAVAGVGLGLAVPINDSAHKIIAALMHTGRVRRAWLGIAGSHIPVPPAVAAKLGTTHGLQLASVIPGSPAAEAGLRRGDIVVSVDGHNVVTATALQRLMVEDAIERRIEMTVWRNGALVDVVVVPRELVEH, translated from the coding sequence ATGCCCGACGAGCGGCCGGATGCCGACGCCCTCGACGCCTACTCCTCGGTAGTCACGAAGGTCGCGCAGGTCGTGTTGCCCAGCGTTGCGTGCCTCTCGGTGCGCTCACGCCGAGGTGAAGGCAGCGCGAGCGCCAGCGTGATCACCGCTGACGGCTACCTGTTGACCAGCGCCCATGTCGTGGGCACTGCCCGCGTCGCCAAGGCAACCTTCGCCGACGGCGCCACGGTGACCGCCGACGTCGCCGGTCGCGACGTGCTGTCCGACCTGGCTGTGCTCAAAGCCCGGGGGACTGTTCCGGCGCCGGTGGTTATGGGGCGTGCCGAGGACCTTCAGGTCGGGCAGCTGGTGGTAGCGGTGGGCAACCCGCTCGGCCTGGCCGGCAGCGTGACCGCTGGCATCGTCTCCGGGCTGGGACGATCCCTGCCCACCCGCGCGGGTCGCGTGGTCGACGAGGTGATCCAGACCGACGCCGCACTCAACCCCGGCAACAGTGGTGGCGTGCTCGCTGACGGGCGTGGGCGCATGGTCGGGGTGAACACCGCGGTCGCCGGAGTCGGCCTGGGTTTGGCGGTGCCGATCAACGACTCGGCGCACAAGATCATCGCGGCACTGATGCACACCGGTCGGGTGCGCCGTGCCTGGCTGGGTATCGCCGGCTCACACATCCCGGTGCCACCTGCCGTGGCGGCCAAGCTGGGAACGACGCATGGCCTGCAGCTGGCCAGCGTGATTCCCGGCAGTCCGGCCGCCGAGGCCGGTTTGCGGCGCGGCGACATCGTTGTCAGCGTCGACGGCCACAATGTGGTGACCGCCACGGCCCTTCAGCGGCTGATGGTCGAAGACGCCATCGAGCGTCGCATCGAGATGACGGTGTGGCGCAACGGCGCGCTGGTCGACGTTGTCGTGGTGCCCCGGGAGCTCGTCGAACACTGA
- a CDS encoding nuclear transport factor 2 family protein produces MTDEPAVAPVLGLWRALARRDWEDVKTFVSADCIYVDMPVGPTLAARGPEDIVKRLKVGLEPLAGYDNHDGLLLSNGSDVMYEHSETWRWHTGETAVLPFVSVHRVAGGKVTLWKDYWDFGAIANHAPPSWMESLSQADTSWVFDATGLI; encoded by the coding sequence GTGACCGATGAGCCGGCTGTCGCCCCGGTGCTCGGGCTGTGGCGGGCGCTGGCGCGCCGGGACTGGGAGGACGTCAAGACGTTTGTGTCGGCGGACTGTATCTACGTCGACATGCCGGTCGGTCCGACGTTGGCGGCGCGCGGGCCCGAAGACATTGTCAAGCGGCTCAAGGTGGGTCTCGAGCCGCTGGCCGGGTACGACAACCACGACGGTCTGCTGCTGTCCAACGGTTCCGACGTGATGTACGAACATTCGGAAACCTGGCGATGGCACACCGGCGAAACCGCGGTGCTGCCGTTTGTTTCGGTGCACCGCGTGGCCGGCGGCAAGGTCACGCTGTGGAAGGACTACTGGGACTTCGGCGCGATCGCCAACCACGCGCCACCGTCCTGGATGGAAAGCCTGTCGCAAGCCGACACGTCATGGGTGTTCGACGCGACCGGGTTGATCTGA
- a CDS encoding amidohydrolase family protein yields the protein MSVPTATALAQHIAGLPLIDQHVHGCWLTAGDRRRFENALNEANTDPITYSGFDSQLGFAVRAHCAPVLGLPRHVDAHTYWERRSEFAEAELARLFLRGANVSDWLVDTGFAEGVADVNEFSAACGGRVHEVVRLEQVAEQAAQAPGDYASAFEEILHRRAARAVGTKSILAYRGGFDGDLTEPPAAQVVEAAGRWRDSGGVRLRDRVLLRFGLHQALRLGKPLQLHVGFGDRDCDLHKSNPLYLLDFLRKSGDTPIVLLHCYPYEREAGYLAQAFNNVYVDGGLSINYLGARAPAFIARLLEMAPFSRVMYSSDGFGPAELHFLGAALWRKGIHRALQPFVDSGDWSVADAIRVVDLIARDNAARIYRV from the coding sequence ATGAGCGTGCCGACGGCTACGGCCCTGGCGCAGCACATCGCCGGCCTGCCGCTGATCGATCAGCATGTGCACGGCTGCTGGCTCACGGCGGGGGACCGGCGGCGCTTCGAAAACGCGCTCAATGAGGCCAACACCGATCCGATTACCTACTCTGGGTTCGACTCTCAACTGGGTTTCGCGGTGCGCGCGCACTGCGCACCAGTTCTGGGGTTGCCCCGACACGTCGACGCCCACACGTATTGGGAACGCCGAAGCGAATTCGCCGAGGCCGAGTTGGCCCGCTTGTTTCTGCGCGGTGCCAATGTCAGCGACTGGCTGGTCGACACCGGATTCGCCGAGGGCGTCGCCGATGTCAACGAGTTCTCGGCGGCCTGCGGTGGACGCGTCCACGAGGTGGTTCGCCTCGAGCAGGTGGCCGAGCAAGCCGCGCAGGCACCCGGAGATTATGCCTCGGCATTCGAGGAGATACTGCATCGACGAGCTGCCAGGGCGGTGGGCACCAAATCGATTCTGGCTTACCGCGGCGGGTTCGACGGAGACCTGACCGAACCGCCGGCCGCGCAGGTCGTCGAGGCTGCCGGCCGGTGGCGCGACAGCGGCGGGGTCCGGCTACGCGACCGGGTGCTGCTGCGTTTCGGGCTGCATCAGGCTCTACGGCTGGGCAAGCCACTGCAATTGCATGTCGGATTCGGTGACCGGGACTGCGATTTGCACAAGAGCAACCCGTTGTATCTGCTGGACTTTCTGCGCAAGTCGGGGGATACCCCAATCGTGCTACTGCACTGCTATCCCTACGAACGGGAAGCCGGCTATTTGGCGCAGGCATTCAACAACGTCTATGTCGACGGCGGATTGAGCATCAACTATCTGGGCGCGCGGGCGCCTGCCTTCATCGCCAGGCTGCTGGAGATGGCACCGTTTAGCCGGGTTATGTATTCGTCGGACGGGTTCGGCCCGGCCGAGTTGCATTTTCTCGGTGCGGCCTTGTGGCGCAAGGGGATTCATCGCGCACTACAGCCGTTCGTCGACTCCGGCGACTGGAGCGTGGCAGACGCCATCCGCGTGGTCGATCTGATCGCCCGCGACAATGCGGCGCGCATCTACCGCGTTTGA
- a CDS encoding glutamine synthetase family protein produces the protein MTAPPLAAAAIAQLEAEGVDAVIGTVVNAAGLTHAKTVPIRRTNTFADPGVGASPVWHVFAIDQTGIAFTDSIGVVGDQRIRIDLSALRIIGDGLAWAPGGFFEQDGTPVPACSRGTLRRVEAALAEADITAVVGHEIEFVLVNPDGSRLPSTLWAQYGLAGVLEHEAFVRDVVAMATASGVGIEQFHPEYGTNQFEISLTPQTPVAAADQLVLTRVILGRVARRHGLRVSLSPAAFTDGVGSGAHQHFSLATSDGPLFSDGAGVRGMTPAGESAVAGLLRGLPEAQGILCGSIVSGLRTRPGNWAGAYACWGTENREAAVRFVTAGPGNPYGGNVEVKVIDASANPYFASAAILGLALDGIRQQARLPTETTVDPATRSDQERDRAGIVRLTDSQAEAIAALDNSQRLRAILGDPAVDILVAVRRFEHEHYGDLSPQQLTEKFRMAWSV, from the coding sequence GTGACCGCGCCACCGCTTGCCGCCGCGGCGATCGCCCAACTCGAAGCCGAAGGGGTCGACGCCGTCATCGGCACCGTGGTCAACGCCGCCGGGCTCACGCACGCCAAGACGGTGCCGATCCGGCGGACCAACACCTTCGCTGACCCGGGAGTGGGGGCCAGCCCGGTGTGGCATGTGTTCGCCATCGATCAAACCGGCATCGCCTTCACTGATTCGATCGGCGTGGTCGGCGACCAACGCATCCGCATCGACCTGTCGGCGTTGCGCATCATCGGCGACGGGTTGGCCTGGGCGCCCGGCGGATTTTTCGAGCAGGACGGCACGCCCGTGCCCGCGTGCAGCCGCGGCACGCTGCGCCGGGTCGAGGCCGCGCTGGCCGAAGCAGATATCACGGCCGTGGTCGGTCACGAAATCGAGTTCGTCCTGGTCAACCCGGACGGCAGCCGACTGCCGTCGACGCTGTGGGCGCAGTACGGACTGGCAGGCGTGCTCGAGCACGAAGCGTTCGTCCGCGATGTCGTCGCGATGGCCACCGCATCCGGTGTGGGAATCGAGCAGTTTCACCCCGAATACGGCACCAATCAGTTCGAGATCTCGCTGACGCCGCAAACCCCGGTCGCCGCCGCCGACCAGCTGGTGCTGACCCGGGTCATCCTCGGCCGGGTTGCCCGTCGTCATGGGCTGCGGGTGAGCCTGTCGCCGGCCGCGTTCACCGACGGCGTCGGATCCGGTGCCCACCAGCACTTCTCATTGGCGACGTCCGATGGGCCGCTGTTCTCGGACGGTGCCGGCGTGCGCGGGATGACGCCCGCCGGCGAAAGCGCAGTGGCCGGGCTGCTGCGGGGATTGCCAGAGGCCCAAGGGATACTGTGCGGGTCGATCGTGTCGGGATTGCGGACACGGCCCGGCAATTGGGCCGGAGCGTACGCCTGCTGGGGCACCGAGAACAGAGAAGCTGCAGTGCGATTCGTCACTGCCGGTCCAGGCAATCCGTACGGCGGAAACGTCGAGGTGAAGGTGATCGACGCCTCGGCCAATCCGTATTTCGCCTCCGCCGCGATTCTTGGTCTGGCACTGGACGGAATCCGGCAACAAGCCCGGCTGCCGACCGAAACAACGGTGGACCCGGCAACACGATCCGACCAGGAGCGCGACCGCGCAGGAATCGTGCGACTGACCGACAGCCAGGCAGAAGCTATTGCCGCGCTTGATAACTCGCAACGGCTACGCGCCATTCTCGGCGACCCGGCGGTCGATATCCTGGTGGCGGTGCGCCGGTTCGAGCACGAGCACTACGGCGACCTCAGCCCGCAACAACTTACCGAGAAGTTCCGCATGGCCTGGAGCGTATGA
- a CDS encoding carboxymuconolactone decarboxylase family protein, protein MSRIGTFADDDLAGWIDKSPHLGGAIAGFSDAVYHHSRLPLRTRELARIVIAHNNECAVCINTRDADGPAAGVDEELYEHALQWRTWPGYTVQERLAAEFAHRFATEHTVLRDDEDFWARCREQFSEELLADLALSCALWLGMGRVLRTLDIAQSCKLTLPSRA, encoded by the coding sequence ACAAATCCCCGCACCTCGGCGGTGCGATCGCCGGATTCAGCGACGCGGTTTACCACCACAGTCGGCTGCCGCTGCGCACGCGTGAACTCGCGCGAATCGTGATCGCCCACAACAACGAATGCGCGGTATGCATCAACACTCGGGACGCCGACGGGCCCGCGGCCGGCGTCGACGAAGAGCTGTACGAGCATGCCTTGCAGTGGCGCACCTGGCCGGGTTACACCGTGCAGGAGCGGCTGGCCGCCGAGTTCGCGCACCGATTCGCCACCGAACACACGGTGCTGCGCGACGACGAGGACTTCTGGGCCCGCTGCCGCGAGCAATTCTCCGAGGAGCTGCTCGCCGACCTGGCGTTGTCGTGTGCGCTGTGGCTGGGCATGGGACGGGTGCTGCGGACCCTGGATATCGCGCAGAGCTGCAAACTCACCTTGCCCAGCCGGGCCTGA